One Nitrospirota bacterium genomic region harbors:
- the nifD gene encoding nitrogenase molybdenum-iron protein alpha chain produces MSTAIKDTQKMIEEVLDAYPEKSKKDRAKHLAANDPSGQCSTCQVKSNVKSRPGVMTVRGCAYAGAKGVVWGPVKDQITVSHGPIGCGQYSWWSRRNYYNGQTGIDTFGTMHITTDFQEKNIVYGGDKGLDAALHELKGLFPLAKGIGILSECPVGLIGDDIEAVSKRVAKEFNYPIVPVRCEGFRGVSQSLGHHIANDTIKDYVLGKGQLDVSTPYDVALIGDYNIGGDAWASRKILEEMGLRVISQYTGDATLNEIAIATKAKLNLIHCYRSMNYICRHMEEEYGIPWMEFNFFGPTKTYDSIRKIAAKFDEKIQKNAEEVIAKYTPIMDAVVEQYRAKLEGKKVMLYVGGLRPRHTIGAYEDLGMEVVASGYEFGHSDDYKRTYPELKEGAVIMDDATLYELEEFTRRLKPDMVGSGIKEKYSYHKLGVPFRQMHSWDYSGPYHGFDGFPVFARDMDMTVNSPTWDLIRRKKA; encoded by the coding sequence ATGAGCACTGCAATTAAAGATACACAAAAAATGATAGAGGAAGTCCTGGATGCATATCCGGAAAAGTCGAAGAAGGACCGGGCAAAGCATCTTGCTGCGAACGATCCTTCGGGCCAGTGCAGCACCTGCCAGGTGAAGTCGAACGTCAAGTCCCGTCCGGGCGTTATGACGGTCAGGGGCTGCGCGTATGCAGGGGCAAAGGGCGTTGTCTGGGGCCCGGTCAAAGATCAGATCACGGTCAGCCACGGCCCCATAGGCTGCGGTCAGTACAGCTGGTGGTCGCGCCGCAACTACTATAACGGTCAGACCGGCATCGATACGTTCGGCACCATGCATATCACCACTGACTTTCAGGAAAAGAATATCGTGTACGGCGGTGACAAGGGGCTTGATGCCGCGCTCCATGAGTTGAAGGGGCTCTTCCCGCTCGCCAAGGGCATCGGCATACTCTCCGAATGTCCGGTCGGTCTGATCGGAGACGATATCGAGGCTGTGTCCAAGCGCGTGGCAAAGGAGTTCAACTATCCGATCGTCCCGGTGAGATGTGAAGGGTTCCGCGGTGTGAGCCAATCCCTGGGTCATCATATTGCGAACGATACGATCAAGGATTACGTGCTTGGCAAAGGGCAGCTTGATGTTTCGACTCCTTACGATGTTGCCCTGATCGGCGACTACAATATCGGTGGCGACGCCTGGGCCTCGCGCAAGATCCTTGAGGAGATGGGGCTTCGCGTTATCTCACAGTACACGGGTGATGCAACGCTCAACGAGATCGCCATCGCGACCAAGGCAAAACTGAACCTGATCCACTGCTACCGGTCGATGAACTACATATGCAGACATATGGAAGAGGAATACGGCATTCCCTGGATGGAGTTCAATTTCTTCGGTCCCACAAAGACGTATGACAGCATCAGGAAGATCGCTGCCAAATTCGACGAGAAGATCCAGAAGAATGCGGAAGAGGTAATTGCAAAGTACACGCCGATCATGGATGCAGTCGTGGAACAGTACAGGGCAAAGCTTGAAGGAAAGAAAGTGATGCTCTATGTCGGAGGCCTTCGCCCCCGCCACACCATCGGGGCATATGAAGATCTTGGCATGGAAGTGGTTGCCTCGGGTTATGAGTTCGGCCACAGCGATGACTATAAGCGCACATACCCGGAACTGAAGGAGGGTGCGGTCATCATGGACGACGCCACGTTATATGAGCTTGAGGAGTTCACCAGAAGGCTGAAGCCGGACATGGTCGGCTCTGGCATCAAGGAAAAATATTCATACCACAAACTCGGCGTGCCGTTCCGTCAGATGCATTCCTGGGATTACTCGGGACCCTACCATGGGTTTGACGGATTTCCGGTCTTTGCCCGGGACATGGACATGACGGTCAACAGCCCCACATGGGATTTGATACGGAGGAAGAAAGCATAG
- the nifH gene encoding nitrogenase iron protein, producing MRQIAIYGKGGIGKSTTTQNLVAALAEAGRKCMIIGCDPKADSTRLILNRKMQNTVMDMAREKGTVEDLDLDEVLLTGFKGIRCAESGGPEPGVGCAGRGVITAINFLEENGAYGDDTEFIFYDVLGDVVCGGFAMPIREGKAKEIYIVTSGEMMAMYAANNISRGVLKYAQSGGVRLGGLICNSRKTDMEFELISELASKLGTQMIHFVPRDNEVQRAELRRKTVIDYAPDHPQADEYRELARKIADNKNFVIPTPITMDELERLLMDYGIMEKEEAA from the coding sequence ATGAGACAGATAGCAATTTACGGCAAGGGCGGCATCGGCAAATCAACAACAACACAGAACCTGGTAGCAGCACTCGCAGAGGCAGGCCGCAAGTGCATGATTATCGGCTGCGACCCCAAGGCAGACTCAACGCGGCTTATCCTCAACCGCAAGATGCAGAACACGGTCATGGACATGGCGCGGGAAAAGGGCACGGTAGAGGACCTGGATCTGGATGAAGTGCTGCTTACCGGGTTCAAGGGCATCAGGTGCGCTGAATCGGGCGGCCCTGAGCCGGGAGTTGGTTGCGCAGGCCGTGGCGTTATAACGGCCATAAACTTCCTTGAAGAAAACGGAGCATATGGCGATGATACGGAATTTATTTTTTATGATGTGTTAGGCGACGTGGTCTGCGGCGGGTTTGCGATGCCGATCCGCGAAGGCAAGGCAAAAGAGATATACATCGTCACCTCTGGTGAAATGATGGCCATGTACGCAGCGAACAATATCTCACGCGGAGTCCTGAAATATGCCCAGTCCGGCGGAGTTCGCCTGGGCGGCCTGATCTGCAACAGCCGCAAAACAGACATGGAGTTTGAGCTTATCTCAGAGCTGGCGAGCAAGCTTGGGACCCAGATGATCCACTTCGTGCCTCGTGACAACGAGGTGCAGCGCGCAGAGCTTCGGAGAAAGACCGTCATCGATTATGCGCCTGATCACCCGCAGGCAGACGAATACCGGGAGCTTGCCAGGAAGATCGCTGACAACAAAAACTTCGTGATCCCGACGCCGATCACCATGGACGAACTGGAACGGCTGCTGATGGATTACGGCATTATGGAAAAAGAAGAGGCAGCGTAG
- a CDS encoding pyridoxamine 5'-phosphate oxidase family protein, whose amino-acid sequence MRKATKEIADRAVIINLLNSCHVGRLGTNGRDGYPMVKPLNFACSDDRLYFHSAIEGEKIDDIQRDNRVCFEIDLPIAFVKGEEDPCKASYRYQSVIIRGRASIVEDRQEKVFALSCLMNKYQPEGGYGDFPEEKLRITGVVRIDIEEMVGKEDLGR is encoded by the coding sequence ATGAGGAAGGCAACGAAAGAGATAGCAGACAGAGCGGTTATTATCAACCTTCTAAACAGCTGCCATGTCGGCAGACTCGGCACGAACGGGAGAGACGGATACCCCATGGTCAAGCCGCTGAATTTCGCCTGCTCTGACGACCGGCTCTATTTTCATTCGGCGATTGAGGGCGAAAAGATCGATGATATACAGCGGGACAACCGGGTCTGTTTTGAAATTGACCTGCCGATCGCGTTCGTGAAAGGCGAAGAAGATCCCTGCAAAGCCTCATATCGTTACCAAAGTGTGATCATCAGGGGAAGAGCATCTATCGTGGAGGACCGGCAGGAAAAGGTGTTTGCCCTTTCCTGTCTTATGAACAAATACCAGCCTGAGGGCGGATATGGGGACTTTCCGGAAGAGAAGCTGAGGATAACCGGTGTTGTCAGAATTGATATCGAGGAGATGGTCGGCAAGGAAGACCTGGGCAGGTAG
- a CDS encoding nitroreductase family protein: MELFEAIETRRSVRKFSDRPVEDEKLQRVLEAVRMAPSWANMQCWRFVVVKEKAVKEQISELSYVESFFAPKGYKVNPAKKALAEAPVVIVACADPEKSGVLWDQTYYMTDLGIACQNLWLAARGLGLGTVFVGVFDEIKLRELLGIPSNIRVVGLFPLGYPFEEKTGGPVRKPLNEIVFMEKWQS; the protein is encoded by the coding sequence ATGGAACTTTTCGAGGCGATCGAGACAAGAAGAAGTGTGAGAAAGTTTTCGGACAGGCCCGTTGAAGACGAGAAACTGCAGCGGGTCCTTGAAGCAGTACGCATGGCCCCTTCGTGGGCAAACATGCAGTGCTGGCGTTTCGTCGTAGTGAAGGAAAAGGCGGTCAAAGAGCAGATCAGCGAGTTGTCCTATGTGGAGTCTTTCTTTGCACCAAAGGGATATAAGGTCAATCCTGCAAAAAAGGCACTTGCCGAAGCCCCTGTAGTGATCGTTGCCTGCGCAGACCCTGAGAAATCAGGGGTATTGTGGGACCAGACGTATTATATGACCGATCTCGGCATTGCCTGCCAGAACCTTTGGCTCGCTGCCCGCGGACTTGGCCTCGGCACGGTCTTTGTCGGTGTGTTCGACGAAATAAAACTCAGGGAACTTCTCGGCATTCCCTCGAATATCAGGGTCGTGGGCCTTTTTCCTCTCGGCTATCCTTTTGAGGAAAAGACAGGAGGGCCTGTACGGAAACCGCTGAACGAGATCGTTTTTATGGAGAAATGGCAGAGTTAA
- a CDS encoding 16S rRNA (uracil(1498)-N(3))-methyltransferase has product MNLILLSEDDFTGQNCVQLKGRRLKHILTVHRAVLGDQLSVGLLNGPLGKGTVTTVTSETITLELHLGQKPPAPLPITLILALPRPKVLKRVLIAASSMGAKEIFLINAFRVEKSFWKSPLLNRERIDEFLTLGLEQAKDTLMPEVHLRPLFKPFAEDELPAIIKNSLALVAHPAAQHPCPRGTKEQVTLAIGPEGGFIAYEIEKLVSLGFSPISLGERPLRVETVVPALLSKLF; this is encoded by the coding sequence ATGAACCTCATTCTTCTTTCTGAAGACGATTTCACGGGGCAGAACTGTGTACAGCTAAAGGGCCGCAGACTGAAACATATCCTGACCGTGCACCGCGCCGTTCTGGGCGACCAGTTATCAGTAGGCCTGCTGAACGGACCGCTCGGAAAAGGGACCGTCACCACGGTGACGTCTGAGACCATCACCCTGGAGCTGCATCTCGGCCAGAAGCCGCCTGCCCCGCTTCCAATCACGCTTATCCTCGCCCTGCCACGCCCCAAGGTGCTGAAGCGCGTGCTCATTGCCGCATCCTCCATGGGCGCGAAAGAGATCTTTCTGATCAACGCCTTTCGCGTAGAAAAAAGCTTCTGGAAAAGCCCGCTGCTGAACAGGGAACGCATTGATGAATTTCTGACCCTCGGCCTTGAACAGGCAAAGGATACGCTTATGCCTGAGGTGCATCTCAGACCGCTGTTCAAACCGTTTGCAGAGGACGAACTGCCTGCGATCATAAAAAACAGTCTCGCGCTTGTCGCCCATCCTGCAGCGCAGCATCCCTGCCCCCGGGGCACGAAGGAACAGGTCACCCTTGCGATCGGCCCTGAGGGAGGTTTTATTGCTTATGAGATCGAAAAACTTGTCTCTCTCGGGTTCAGCCCTATAAGCCTCGGAGAACGTCCCCTGCGTGTCGAAACAGTTGTGCCTGCCCTGCTTTCAAAGTTATTCTAA
- a CDS encoding PHP domain-containing protein, with protein sequence MRCNIDLHVHSVNSGDNPADPEEVVQKAIERGLDGIAFTEHYYYEASEGVELLREKYGSQIMIFRGVEFSAAEGHCLVFGVNTDRLSIKYAPIADLVRIVNEHGGISIPSHPYRGVNSIGDMIKNLHGLCALEGYNGCNMHPFNKKAVDTAQALNLPFTGGSDAHAAGEIGSCYTEFSDIVTYDNFISLLKLGRYKGIDTRRVSRMWPF encoded by the coding sequence ATGCGATGCAATATCGATCTTCACGTTCATTCAGTCAACAGCGGAGACAACCCGGCCGATCCAGAGGAAGTGGTCCAGAAGGCCATCGAGCGAGGACTGGACGGCATCGCCTTTACAGAGCACTACTATTATGAGGCTTCTGAAGGCGTCGAACTCCTGCGCGAGAAATACGGCAGTCAGATCATGATCTTCAGGGGTGTCGAGTTCTCTGCTGCTGAAGGCCACTGTCTTGTTTTTGGCGTGAACACGGACAGGCTGTCGATCAAATACGCACCGATAGCAGACCTGGTCAGGATCGTGAACGAACATGGCGGCATCTCGATTCCGTCACATCCTTACCGCGGAGTCAACAGCATCGGCGACATGATAAAGAACCTGCACGGGCTTTGCGCCCTGGAAGGATACAACGGCTGCAATATGCACCCCTTCAACAAGAAGGCTGTTGATACAGCACAGGCACTGAACCTCCCTTTCACAGGAGGTTCAGATGCACATGCTGCCGGGGAAATCGGTTCGTGCTACACGGAATTTTCTGATATCGTTACGTACGACAATTTCATTTCTCTGCTGAAACTGGGCAGGTATAAAGGTATTGATACCCGCAGAGTCAGCCGGATGTGGCCATTCTGA
- a CDS encoding sulfate ABC transporter ATP-binding protein produces the protein MSIDIKGITKTFGNYTALRDITLVIPSGGLVSLLGPSGSGKTTLLRIIAGLEPPDRGAILINGKDTTGQHVRDRKVGFVFQHYALFRHMTVFENVAFGLRVRPRSERPGKTEILERVTELLRLVQIEWLSDHFPSQLSGGQRQRVALARALAVEPEVLLLDEPFGALDAKVRKELRRWLRRLHDDLNVTSVFVTHDQEEAMEVSDEVVVMSKGCIEQAGAPDFVYDHPATPFVYQFLGNVNLFHGRMHRGLARICDLEFETPEHSDADDIPAVAYVRPHDIEILKKRNGEPALTATITRIIAKGAVAQLELREHFTGEQIEAELSRDRFQTLELEEGETVYAHFRNLRVFSS, from the coding sequence ATGAGCATTGATATAAAAGGGATTACGAAAACGTTTGGCAATTACACGGCCCTGAGGGATATTACCCTGGTGATACCCTCCGGCGGTCTGGTTTCCCTGCTTGGGCCGTCCGGGTCCGGCAAGACGACGCTGCTGCGGATCATCGCGGGCCTCGAGCCCCCGGACAGGGGTGCGATTCTGATCAACGGCAAAGATACGACAGGCCAACATGTCCGTGACAGAAAGGTCGGCTTTGTATTTCAGCATTACGCGCTCTTCAGACATATGACGGTTTTCGAGAATGTCGCCTTCGGCCTCAGGGTGCGTCCGCGTTCTGAACGGCCGGGGAAAACAGAGATTCTGGAGAGAGTGACCGAACTGTTGCGACTTGTTCAAATCGAGTGGCTTTCGGACCATTTCCCGTCCCAGCTCTCCGGAGGCCAGCGCCAGCGTGTGGCCCTTGCCAGGGCTCTCGCGGTAGAACCTGAGGTGCTGCTGCTTGACGAACCTTTCGGCGCATTGGACGCGAAGGTCAGGAAGGAACTGAGAAGGTGGCTGAGGCGGCTTCACGACGACCTGAATGTTACCAGCGTATTCGTCACCCACGACCAGGAAGAGGCCATGGAGGTATCGGATGAGGTTGTAGTTATGAGCAAAGGCTGCATCGAGCAGGCAGGAGCTCCCGACTTTGTGTATGATCATCCTGCAACCCCTTTTGTTTACCAGTTTCTGGGCAACGTCAACCTTTTCCACGGCCGGATGCACCGGGGACTGGCCCGCATCTGCGACCTGGAATTTGAGACGCCGGAGCATTCCGACGCTGACGATATCCCGGCCGTGGCTTACGTCAGGCCCCACGATATCGAAATCCTGAAGAAACGCAACGGAGAACCTGCCCTGACAGCAACGATTACGCGCATTATTGCCAAAGGAGCGGTTGCACAACTTGAACTCCGCGAACACTTCACCGGAGAACAGATAGAGGCTGAATTGAGCAGAGACCGCTTCCAGACACTGGAGCTGGAGGAGGGAGAAACGGTTTATGCTCACTTTAGGAATCTAAGGGTATTTTCTTCATGA
- the cysW gene encoding sulfate ABC transporter permease subunit CysW, producing MYISKIKELAEQQPVFSHHQRINEESVFVRWSLTATALLFLGLFIVVPLTAVFGQAFEKGITAYVKAIAEPNTISAIRLSLLAMAIAVPCNLLFGVAAAWLIAKFDFAGKGLLTTLIDLPFAVSPVISGLIFVLLFGIYGLLGPIIAESGLKVIFAVPGIVMATVFVTFPFVARELIPLMQAQGTDEEEAATVLGAGGWQTFFRITLPNIKWGLLYGTILCSARAMGEFGAVSVVSGHIRGLTNTVPLHVEILYNEYDFVGAFSVASLLIMLALVTIVAKALVEWKHRAAGHERKETGGGII from the coding sequence ATGTATATTTCAAAGATAAAGGAACTTGCGGAGCAGCAGCCGGTTTTTTCGCACCATCAAAGGATCAATGAAGAGTCTGTCTTTGTGCGGTGGTCTCTGACGGCGACAGCCCTTCTGTTTCTCGGTCTGTTCATTGTTGTTCCCTTGACAGCCGTATTTGGGCAGGCATTCGAAAAAGGCATTACTGCATATGTTAAGGCTATTGCCGAGCCCAATACGATTTCTGCTATCAGATTGAGTCTGCTGGCGATGGCCATCGCAGTCCCGTGTAATCTTCTGTTTGGAGTTGCCGCGGCATGGCTTATTGCGAAATTCGATTTTGCCGGAAAAGGTCTGCTGACGACGCTTATTGATCTGCCCTTTGCCGTGTCCCCGGTGATATCAGGGCTGATATTCGTACTGCTTTTCGGTATCTATGGCCTGCTCGGGCCCATCATCGCCGAATCAGGGCTTAAGGTCATTTTTGCCGTCCCGGGCATTGTAATGGCCACAGTCTTTGTGACGTTTCCGTTTGTGGCAAGAGAGCTTATCCCTCTCATGCAGGCCCAGGGCACGGATGAGGAAGAGGCTGCAACGGTCCTTGGCGCAGGCGGGTGGCAGACCTTTTTCAGGATCACCCTGCCGAATATTAAATGGGGCCTGCTCTATGGGACAATTCTTTGCAGCGCGAGGGCCATGGGAGAATTCGGGGCCGTGTCCGTTGTTTCAGGTCACATACGCGGACTCACCAATACCGTCCCCCTGCATGTTGAGATCCTTTACAACGAGTATGATTTTGTGGGCGCCTTTTCAGTGGCCTCGCTTCTTATCATGCTGGCATTGGTAACCATTGTCGCAAAAGCCCTTGTTGAATGGAAGCACCGGGCAGCCGGGCATGAGCGGAAAGAGACAGGAGGAGGAATAATATGA
- the cysT gene encoding sulfate ABC transporter permease subunit CysT, with protein MTFQLRHHSVLPGFGPAMGITMLYLSLIVLIPLSTIFIRASGFPTGQFLEAITSARLLASFRLSFGAAFAGALINSFFGLLVAWVLVRYRFPGRRIFDSIVDIPFALPTAVAGIALTAVYSGNGWIGRYAEAIGIKIAFTPLGVIIALTFIGLPFVVRSVQPVLADLDREVEEAAATLGAGRFQIFSRIIFPYLFPAVLTGFSLAFARALGEYGSVIFISGNMPMKTEIVPLLIVTKLEQHDVTGATAIAVVMLVTSFTLLLVINLFQWWRRSLR; from the coding sequence ATGACATTTCAATTAAGGCATCACAGCGTACTCCCCGGTTTTGGCCCTGCCATGGGAATAACCATGCTCTATCTCAGCCTGATCGTGCTGATTCCCCTGTCTACGATTTTTATCAGGGCATCGGGTTTTCCCACTGGCCAGTTCCTGGAGGCGATCACCTCTGCACGGCTGCTGGCGTCGTTCAGGCTGAGTTTCGGAGCGGCTTTTGCCGGGGCACTGATCAACAGCTTCTTCGGCCTGCTCGTCGCATGGGTGCTGGTGCGGTACCGCTTTCCGGGCAGACGCATCTTCGACAGTATTGTGGATATCCCCTTTGCCTTGCCGACTGCGGTTGCGGGCATTGCGCTGACTGCGGTATATTCCGGCAATGGCTGGATCGGAAGATACGCCGAGGCGATCGGCATTAAAATAGCCTTCACTCCCCTTGGGGTAATTATTGCCCTGACATTCATAGGGTTGCCCTTTGTTGTTCGGTCAGTCCAGCCGGTGCTTGCAGATCTTGACCGGGAGGTCGAAGAGGCTGCAGCGACCCTTGGAGCGGGAAGGTTTCAAATTTTCTCCCGGATCATTTTCCCTTATCTTTTCCCTGCGGTGCTTACCGGATTTTCCCTTGCTTTTGCGCGTGCCCTGGGAGAATACGGCTCTGTCATCTTCATATCCGGCAACATGCCGATGAAGACCGAAATCGTGCCGCTTCTGATTGTGACTAAATTGGAGCAGCATGATGTTACCGGCGCCACGGCTATTGCCGTGGTGATGCTCGTTACTTCATTCACGCTGCTGCTGGTGATAAACCTGTTTCAGTGGTGGAGACGGTCATTAAGGTAG
- a CDS encoding universal stress protein produces the protein MNILVVYNGSLCSKHALRTGIEKARQENGRLILLHVFRSNLFIDYEGGYRAQVTARQESLRYLEEAGKTLQEEAAGIWSKVIVAEGSPEDMIVQYVKEEDIDIVYSPFRYKAVSNDVSCLVYTIPNHKLIPAGVY, from the coding sequence ATGAATATTCTGGTTGTTTATAATGGCTCACTTTGCTCAAAGCATGCCCTGCGGACCGGCATCGAAAAGGCCCGCCAGGAAAACGGAAGGCTTATCCTGCTTCATGTATTTAGAAGTAATCTGTTCATTGATTATGAGGGTGGATACAGAGCACAGGTGACAGCAAGACAGGAGTCACTACGATATCTCGAAGAAGCAGGGAAGACACTTCAGGAAGAAGCGGCCGGTATCTGGTCAAAGGTCATAGTGGCCGAAGGGTCTCCTGAAGATATGATCGTGCAGTATGTAAAGGAGGAGGATATAGACATTGTTTATTCCCCATTCCGTTACAAGGCTGTTTCAAACGATGTCTCATGTCTTGTCTACACAATACCGAATCACAAGCTGATACCTGCAGGGGTATACTGA
- a CDS encoding sulfate ABC transporter substrate-binding protein: MKNIIICFVVATLTIITLPAGTRADVTLLNVSYDPTRELYQDFNAAFVKHWFSKKGEKIAINQSHGGSGKQARAVIDGLEADVVTLALSYDIDEIQKSGLIRDGWQKRLPNNSAPYASTIVFLVRKGNPKGIKDWDDLVRPGISVITPNPKTSGGARWNYLAAWGYVTKKLKGDDARAKDFVTKLFKNVPVLDSGARGSTITFMQRGIGDVLLAWENEALLAIKETGKDGFEIITPSISILAEPPVAIVDKVADKRNTRTVAQTYLDYLYTEEGQEIAAKHYYRPRLVSVADRYGKQFAKVKLFTIDEVFGGWQKAQKIHFSEKGNFDQIYQPQK; this comes from the coding sequence ATGAAAAATATCATTATATGTTTCGTCGTCGCAACATTGACAATTATCACACTTCCGGCAGGGACTCGGGCCGATGTCACCCTTTTGAATGTGTCCTACGATCCGACCCGAGAGCTTTATCAGGATTTTAACGCTGCCTTTGTAAAACACTGGTTTTCAAAAAAAGGTGAAAAGATCGCGATCAATCAGTCCCATGGCGGATCGGGGAAACAGGCTCGGGCGGTCATCGACGGACTGGAGGCTGACGTGGTGACCCTGGCGCTTTCGTATGATATCGATGAGATACAGAAGAGCGGGCTGATACGCGACGGCTGGCAGAAGAGACTTCCCAACAATAGCGCGCCTTATGCTTCGACTATTGTGTTTCTCGTGCGCAAGGGGAACCCCAAGGGCATAAAGGATTGGGACGATCTTGTCAGGCCTGGCATATCCGTAATAACCCCTAACCCTAAAACCTCAGGCGGCGCAAGGTGGAACTACCTTGCAGCCTGGGGCTATGTCACGAAAAAGCTTAAAGGGGATGATGCCAGGGCAAAGGATTTTGTTACAAAACTGTTCAAAAATGTTCCTGTGCTCGACTCGGGAGCAAGAGGTTCCACTATCACTTTTATGCAGCGGGGCATAGGAGATGTGCTGCTGGCATGGGAAAATGAGGCACTGCTCGCCATAAAGGAAACAGGTAAAGATGGTTTTGAAATTATTACCCCGTCAATCAGCATCCTGGCGGAACCTCCGGTAGCAATTGTGGACAAGGTTGCTGACAAGCGGAATACAAGGACGGTTGCCCAGACGTATCTGGATTACCTATACACAGAAGAAGGTCAGGAGATTGCTGCGAAGCACTATTACCGTCCCCGCCTGGTATCTGTCGCCGACAGATACGGAAAACAGTTTGCAAAGGTAAAGCTCTTTACTATTGACGAAGTATTCGGCGGATGGCAGAAGGCGCAGAAGATCCACTTCAGTGAAAAGGGCAACTTCGACCAGATCTACCAGCCCCAGAAATGA
- a CDS encoding phosphoadenylyl-sulfate reductase, with amino-acid sequence MQQRRNQTMVSRFSDAQVELDSGTAEDVLRRTFEVYGEKSAVASSFGAEDVVLIDMAVRINPRVRIFTLDTGRLPQETYVLMDEIIKKYGITIEVCFPNRQRVQELADGHGFNSFYRGIEERKLCCNVRKVEPLREKLKELDAWICGLRKEQSPTRTDIRKVEIDISNKNIVKINPLADWKETDVWAYIKKYDIPYNRLHDEGYPSIGCEPCTRAVRIIEDVRAGRWWWETKDQKECGLHANSRN; translated from the coding sequence ATGCAACAGAGGAGGAATCAAACAATGGTTAGCAGATTTTCAGATGCACAGGTGGAGCTGGATTCCGGAACCGCCGAAGATGTTTTGCGCCGGACATTTGAGGTTTATGGCGAAAAATCGGCCGTAGCATCAAGTTTCGGGGCAGAGGACGTGGTTCTGATAGACATGGCTGTAAGGATCAACCCGCGCGTGCGGATATTTACTCTCGACACAGGCCGGCTGCCGCAGGAGACCTATGTATTGATGGACGAAATAATAAAAAAATACGGTATTACGATAGAGGTATGTTTCCCAAACAGACAGCGGGTGCAGGAACTGGCAGACGGGCACGGGTTCAACTCATTTTACCGGGGAATAGAGGAACGTAAATTATGTTGCAATGTCAGAAAAGTGGAACCCTTACGGGAAAAGCTCAAAGAGTTGGACGCCTGGATCTGCGGATTGAGAAAGGAACAGTCCCCCACACGGACTGATATCAGAAAAGTTGAGATTGATATCTCCAATAAAAACATTGTAAAGATCAACCCGCTGGCAGACTGGAAAGAGACCGATGTATGGGCTTATATAAAGAAATATGATATTCCCTACAACCGCCTTCACGATGAGGGATACCCGTCCATAGGCTGTGAACCCTGTACCCGTGCAGTCAGGATTATAGAGGATGTCAGGGCAGGCCGCTGGTGGTGGGAAACGAAAGACCAGAAAGAGTGCGGATTACACGCTAACAGCAGGAATTAA